Proteins encoded by one window of Xanthomonas sp. DAR 80977:
- a CDS encoding ABC transporter ATP-binding protein: MNRAADPAVLQPSVATLHGSGLCKSFVSGKLRTEVLRDVALQVWPGELTLISGPSGCGKSTLLSILSGLQRADRGRVQALGEDLGALDATALERFRLRHTGFIFQGFNLFPALSALDQVRLPLQYMGLAAAEVRARAEAALAEVGIAHRQQLRPAELSGGEKQRVAIARALAKHPALLFADEPTSALDAGNGQTVIDLLHRIARTHNTMVLCVSHDPRLIRHADRVLSMEDGRILDDRRLAPPPSPPSSPRMSAP; the protein is encoded by the coding sequence ATGAACCGGGCCGCCGACCCCGCCGTGCTGCAACCCTCCGTCGCCACGCTGCACGGCAGCGGCCTGTGCAAGAGCTTCGTCTCCGGCAAGCTGCGCACCGAGGTGTTGCGCGACGTCGCGCTGCAGGTGTGGCCCGGCGAGCTGACCCTGATCTCCGGGCCGTCCGGCTGCGGCAAGAGCACGCTGCTGTCGATCCTCAGCGGCCTGCAGCGCGCCGACCGCGGCCGCGTGCAGGCGCTGGGCGAGGACCTGGGCGCGCTCGACGCGACCGCGCTGGAGCGCTTCCGCCTGCGCCACACCGGCTTCATCTTCCAGGGCTTCAACCTGTTCCCGGCGCTGAGCGCGCTGGACCAGGTGCGGCTGCCGCTGCAGTACATGGGCCTGGCCGCGGCCGAGGTGCGCGCGCGCGCCGAAGCGGCGCTGGCCGAGGTCGGCATCGCCCACCGCCAGCAGCTGCGCCCGGCCGAGCTGTCCGGCGGCGAGAAGCAGCGCGTGGCGATCGCGCGCGCGCTGGCCAAGCACCCGGCGCTGCTGTTCGCCGACGAGCCGACCAGCGCGCTGGACGCCGGCAACGGCCAGACCGTGATCGATCTGCTGCACCGCATCGCGCGGACGCACAACACCATGGTGCTGTGCGTCAGCCACGACCCGCGCCTGATCCGCCATGCCGACCGCGTGCTGTCGATGGAGGACGGCCGCATCCTCGACGACCGCCGCCTGGCGCCGCCGCCCTCGCCCCCCTCTTCGCCCCGGATGTCCGCACCATGA
- a CDS encoding HlyD family efflux transporter periplasmic adaptor subunit: MKAFPAAVLLSLLLVACARPPQAAPAPSAAPAYLAVARGRIDVEGGLLRLGLPVAATLQRVAVHEGDAVRRGALLIAADDRAAALELQIAQTRAQAASAHVGQLQQRLAHAQQRQRRLAEAARIGAGDGQSADDAGDASQTLADALQAARSDAALAAEQVHQAQLQRDQYRLYAPVDGRVLQLAAAVGARSDGGATPLLTLLPDAPRLVRAELNESYAAAIAPGMQAEVISDDGRQTALGTAVVRWLAPAFGPAQLHDDADGAGNDRSVACVLAFRQPSTLRLGQRVLVRFRNPATAQR, from the coding sequence ATGAAAGCGTTCCCCGCCGCTGTCCTGCTGAGCCTGCTGCTGGTCGCCTGCGCGCGCCCGCCGCAGGCCGCGCCCGCGCCCAGCGCGGCGCCGGCCTACCTGGCGGTGGCGCGCGGGCGCATCGACGTGGAAGGCGGCCTGCTGCGGCTGGGCCTGCCGGTGGCCGCGACGCTGCAGCGGGTGGCGGTGCACGAAGGCGACGCGGTGCGCCGCGGCGCGCTGCTGATCGCCGCCGACGACCGCGCCGCGGCGCTGGAGCTGCAGATCGCGCAGACCCGTGCGCAGGCGGCGAGCGCGCACGTGGGCCAGCTGCAGCAGCGGCTGGCGCATGCGCAGCAGCGCCAGCGGCGGCTGGCCGAGGCGGCGCGGATCGGCGCCGGCGACGGCCAGAGCGCCGACGATGCCGGCGACGCCAGCCAGACCCTGGCCGACGCGCTGCAGGCCGCGCGCAGCGACGCCGCGCTGGCCGCCGAACAGGTGCACCAGGCGCAACTGCAGCGCGACCAGTACCGGCTGTACGCGCCGGTCGACGGCCGCGTGCTGCAGCTGGCCGCCGCGGTCGGCGCGCGCAGCGACGGCGGCGCCACGCCGCTGCTGACCCTGCTGCCGGACGCGCCGCGCCTGGTCCGCGCCGAACTCAACGAAAGCTACGCCGCGGCGATCGCGCCGGGCATGCAGGCCGAGGTGATCAGCGACGACGGCCGCCAGACCGCACTGGGCACGGCGGTGGTGCGCTGGCTGGCGCCGGCGTTCGGCCCGGCGCAGCTGCACGACGACGCCGACGGCGCCGGCAACGACCGCAGCGTGGCCTGCGTGCTGGCGTTCCGGCAGCCATCGACGCTGCGCCTGGGCCAGCGCGTGCTGGTGCGCTTCCGCAACCCGGCCACCGCGCAACGCTAA
- a CDS encoding alpha/beta hydrolase, translated as MIQSAEFHFPGGRHGVLLIHGLTGTPSEMRLLGKSLNREGFSVHGVQLAGHCGDEDDLLATGWRDWSASVEQAAARMRPQVDKLFVAGLSMGALLALQLAEERPQWIDGVGVLGATFRYDGWNIPRRARLAFLLPWFKRLGIGRRRMFLEEPPYGLRDERIRAQVSGAMLGGDSSAAGLPGNPWHALAEMHLLSRRVRRNLAKVTAPCLVAHAAEDDIAHLRNAQLVVAGVSGPVELLLLHDSYHMITLDRERRVLGARLAQFFAAQAAAPRQAA; from the coding sequence ATGATCCAATCCGCCGAATTTCACTTCCCGGGCGGCCGCCACGGCGTGCTGCTGATCCACGGCCTGACCGGCACCCCCAGCGAGATGCGCCTGCTCGGCAAATCGCTGAACCGCGAGGGCTTCAGCGTGCACGGCGTGCAGCTGGCCGGGCATTGCGGCGACGAGGACGACCTGCTCGCCACCGGCTGGCGCGACTGGAGCGCCAGCGTCGAGCAGGCCGCGGCGCGGATGCGCCCGCAGGTGGACAAGCTGTTCGTGGCCGGCCTGTCGATGGGCGCGCTGCTGGCGCTGCAGCTGGCCGAAGAACGGCCGCAGTGGATCGACGGCGTCGGCGTGCTCGGCGCCACCTTCCGCTACGACGGCTGGAACATCCCCCGCCGCGCGCGGCTGGCGTTCCTGCTGCCGTGGTTCAAGCGCCTGGGCATCGGCCGCCGCCGCATGTTCCTGGAGGAACCGCCGTACGGCCTGCGCGACGAGCGCATCCGCGCGCAGGTCAGCGGCGCGATGCTCGGCGGCGACAGCAGCGCCGCCGGCCTGCCCGGCAATCCCTGGCACGCGCTGGCCGAGATGCACCTGCTGTCGCGGCGGGTGCGCCGCAACCTGGCCAAGGTGACCGCGCCGTGCCTGGTCGCGCATGCGGCCGAGGACGACATCGCGCATCTGCGCAATGCGCAGCTGGTGGTGGCCGGCGTGTCCGGGCCGGTGGAACTGCTGCTGCTGCACGACAGCTACCACATGATCACCCTGGACCGCGAACGCCGCGTGCTCGGCGCGCGGCTGGCGCAGTTCTTTGCCGCGCAGGCCGCCGCGCCGCGCCAGGCGGCCTGA
- a CDS encoding EamA family transporter, with amino-acid sequence MALQAPVIGVWLATVALDTVGQLAFKHVASDPLATGAARWRRTARQPWLWLGMACYAFEFLAWTAFLSLVPLGRGVLLGSINIVAIMLAGRWLFGERLGRMQVAGICLVSAGVAVVGLGT; translated from the coding sequence ATGGCGCTGCAGGCGCCCGTGATCGGCGTGTGGCTGGCGACGGTGGCGCTGGACACGGTCGGCCAGCTGGCCTTCAAGCACGTCGCCAGCGACCCGCTGGCGACCGGCGCGGCGCGCTGGCGGCGCACGGCGCGGCAGCCGTGGCTGTGGCTTGGCATGGCCTGCTACGCGTTCGAGTTCCTGGCCTGGACCGCGTTCCTGTCGCTGGTGCCGCTGGGCCGCGGCGTGCTGCTGGGCTCGATCAACATCGTGGCGATCATGCTCGCCGGGCGCTGGCTGTTCGGCGAGCGGCTGGGGCGCATGCAGGTGGCCGGGATCTGCCTGGTCAGCGCCGGCGTGGCCGTGGTCGGGCTGGGCACATGA
- a CDS encoding DMT family transporter — translation MSRPSLQRYAFGFALLLGFDTLAQFGFKLGGAHAFPPQAEWAWVLRLLASPWLYAALLGYVGAFFTWMKLLEHAPIGPAFAASHLEVVSVLLLSAWWFGETIGVLQALGAVLIVAGIVCLALGERAAPADAH, via the coding sequence ATGAGCCGCCCGTCGCTGCAGCGCTATGCGTTCGGCTTCGCCCTGCTGCTGGGCTTCGACACCCTGGCCCAGTTCGGCTTCAAGCTCGGCGGCGCGCATGCGTTCCCGCCGCAGGCCGAGTGGGCCTGGGTGCTGCGCCTGCTCGCCAGCCCCTGGCTGTACGCCGCGCTGCTGGGCTATGTCGGCGCGTTCTTCACCTGGATGAAACTGCTCGAGCACGCGCCGATCGGGCCGGCCTTCGCCGCCTCGCACCTGGAGGTGGTCAGCGTGCTGCTGCTGTCGGCGTGGTGGTTCGGCGAAACCATCGGCGTGCTGCAGGCACTGGGTGCGGTGCTGATCGTGGCCGGCATCGTCTGTCTCGCGCTCGGCGAGCGCGCCGCGCCGGCCGATGCGCACTGA
- a CDS encoding DegT/DnrJ/EryC1/StrS family aminotransferase, protein MRTEVPPTAGLPLHWRDLWPARTPQRLAAQLGLPDALLTCSGTAALVIALRTLASCSRRRQVLVAAYTCPLVALAVAHCGLQLVLCDLLPDSIEPDPAQLAQRCGSDTLAIVATHLGGRLTDLAPLREAAAACGAMLIEDAAQALGGVHGDGRAAGLGGDIGFCSLAVGKGPTLYEGGLLMSPHAPLRRSLAATAARLGQPDWRWELRRSLQLLGYAALYRPRALRWAYGAPLRRALRRGDRVAAAGDHFDAAIPQHAVGAWREAVGVRASARWPAFLAQARAQGQRRAARLAAIAGLRVIADSAGAQGSWPALLVLLPDAAARERALAQLWPRGLGVGLLFVHALPDYAYLHGLVDAAPMPNARDFAARCLSISNSPWLDEDGFEAIVAVLRQVCAERMG, encoded by the coding sequence ATGCGCACTGAGGTCCCGCCCACCGCCGGCCTGCCGCTGCACTGGCGCGACCTGTGGCCGGCGCGCACGCCGCAGCGGCTGGCCGCGCAGCTCGGCCTGCCCGACGCGCTGCTGACCTGCTCCGGCACCGCCGCGCTGGTCATCGCGCTGCGCACCCTGGCCAGCTGCAGCCGCCGCCGGCAGGTGCTGGTGGCCGCCTACACCTGCCCGCTGGTGGCGCTGGCGGTGGCCCATTGCGGTCTGCAGCTGGTGCTGTGCGATCTGCTGCCCGATTCGATCGAACCCGACCCGGCGCAGCTGGCGCAGCGCTGCGGCAGCGACACCCTGGCGATCGTCGCCACCCACCTGGGCGGCCGCCTGACCGACCTGGCCCCGCTGCGCGAGGCCGCCGCGGCCTGCGGCGCGATGCTGATCGAGGACGCCGCGCAGGCGCTGGGCGGCGTGCATGGCGACGGCCGCGCCGCCGGCCTGGGCGGCGACATCGGCTTCTGCAGCCTGGCGGTGGGCAAGGGCCCGACCCTGTACGAAGGCGGCCTGCTGATGTCGCCACATGCGCCGTTGCGGCGCAGCCTGGCCGCGACCGCGGCGCGCCTGGGCCAGCCGGACTGGCGCTGGGAACTGCGGCGCAGCCTGCAGTTGCTCGGCTACGCCGCGCTGTACCGGCCGCGCGCCTTGCGCTGGGCCTACGGCGCGCCGCTGCGCCGCGCCCTGCGCCGCGGCGACCGCGTGGCCGCGGCCGGCGACCACTTCGACGCGGCGATCCCGCAGCATGCGGTCGGCGCCTGGCGCGAAGCGGTCGGCGTGCGCGCCAGCGCGCGCTGGCCGGCGTTCCTGGCGCAGGCGCGCGCGCAGGGCCAGCGCCGCGCCGCACGCCTGGCCGCGATCGCCGGGCTGCGGGTGATCGCCGACAGCGCCGGCGCGCAGGGCAGCTGGCCGGCGCTGCTGGTGCTGCTGCCGGATGCGGCCGCGCGCGAGCGCGCGCTGGCGCAGCTGTGGCCGCGCGGCCTCGGCGTCGGCCTGCTGTTCGTGCACGCCCTGCCCGACTACGCCTACCTGCACGGCCTCGTCGACGCCGCGCCGATGCCCAATGCGCGCGACTTCGCCGCGCGCTGCCTGAGCATCAGCAACAGCCCATGGCTGGACGAGGACGGGTTCGAGGCGATCGTCGCGGTGCTGCGGCAGGTGTGTGCGGAGCGGATGGGCTGA
- a CDS encoding GNAT family N-acetyltransferase translates to MPFVSQLEPQALQQQFLAHPPQAFQARALEHGVPAFEAEFDLLTTADPALRARVARWPLQRLWRRLLRPRTSFVGSTVSEYAWLPRAADPAQLPAQWRAQLGRKRALLIVKDIPQRSPLLDATDNAWAHVFLEACERSGYVLLRGQALAWVPIDFASTDDYLARLSRGRRRNIRRKLRSRADLEIQALPTGAAFADPALRAHCYALYLQVYAQSEVHFDLLTEAFFDALLTDADAGGLVFTYRHQGRLIGWNLCYVHDGRLLDKYIGLHYPDAREHNLYALSWMHNLDYACRHGLRAYVAGWTDPEVKAQLGASFTYTWHAVYPRNPLLRIALRRLRPLFEADDVGTADPDADLAE, encoded by the coding sequence ATGCCTTTCGTAAGCCAACTCGAACCGCAGGCGTTGCAGCAGCAGTTCCTCGCGCACCCGCCGCAGGCCTTCCAGGCGCGTGCCCTGGAGCACGGCGTGCCGGCCTTCGAGGCCGAGTTCGACCTGCTGACCACCGCCGACCCGGCGCTGCGCGCGCGCGTCGCCCGCTGGCCGCTGCAGCGGCTGTGGCGGCGCCTGCTGCGCCCGCGCACCAGCTTCGTCGGCAGCACCGTCAGCGAATACGCCTGGCTGCCGCGCGCGGCCGACCCGGCGCAGTTGCCCGCGCAGTGGCGGGCGCAGCTGGGGCGCAAGCGCGCGCTGCTGATCGTCAAGGACATCCCGCAGCGCTCGCCGCTGCTCGATGCCACCGACAACGCCTGGGCGCATGTGTTCCTCGAAGCCTGCGAACGCAGCGGCTACGTGCTGCTGCGCGGGCAGGCGCTGGCCTGGGTGCCGATCGATTTCGCCTCCACCGACGACTACCTGGCGCGGCTGTCGCGCGGCCGCCGCCGCAACATCCGCCGCAAGCTGCGCTCGCGCGCCGACCTGGAGATCCAGGCGCTGCCGACCGGCGCCGCCTTCGCCGACCCGGCCTTGCGCGCGCACTGCTATGCGCTGTACCTGCAGGTCTATGCGCAGAGCGAGGTGCATTTCGACCTGCTGACCGAAGCGTTCTTCGACGCGCTGCTGACCGATGCCGATGCCGGCGGCCTGGTGTTCACCTATCGCCACCAGGGCCGGCTGATCGGCTGGAACCTGTGCTACGTGCACGACGGGCGGCTGCTGGACAAGTACATCGGCCTGCACTATCCGGATGCGCGCGAGCACAACCTGTACGCGCTGAGCTGGATGCACAACCTGGACTACGCCTGCCGGCATGGCCTGCGCGCCTACGTCGCCGGCTGGACCGACCCGGAAGTGAAGGCGCAGCTCGGCGCCAGCTTCACCTACACCTGGCATGCGGTGTACCCGCGCAATCCGCTGCTGCGCATCGCGCTGCGGCGGCTGCGGCCGCTGTTCGAAGCCGACGACGTCGGCACTGCCGACCCCGATGCCGACCTGGCGGAATGA
- a CDS encoding acyl carrier protein: protein MTPSIETQIHSIVAKHGEIDPAGLTADTKLQDLGVDSLEAIEILFDIEEHFDITFPQRDPNLDDGSLGKLADAVHQALAAKAAAATLAAAH, encoded by the coding sequence ATGACCCCGTCTATCGAGACACAGATCCACAGCATCGTCGCCAAGCACGGCGAGATCGATCCCGCCGGCCTGACCGCGGATACCAAACTGCAGGACCTGGGCGTGGATTCGCTCGAGGCGATCGAAATCCTGTTCGACATCGAGGAGCACTTCGACATCACCTTCCCGCAGCGCGATCCGAACCTGGACGACGGCTCGCTGGGCAAGCTGGCCGACGCGGTGCACCAGGCACTGGCCGCCAAGGCCGCCGCCGCGACGCTGGCCGCGGCGCACTGA
- a CDS encoding beta-ketoacyl-[acyl-carrier-protein] synthase family protein gives MDRSAQGHRVVVTGMGAVSALGLGADALWRGMREGRSGIAALASPDPQATLKMRLAAALPGFAPQAAQLGGIAPGQLDRMTQMALVAAYEAVAQSGLDLHGAGGARGAVVLGTGVGAELSRDEQSRRLYREQAERLHPLTIVRSMNNAPVSQISIAFGLRGPAFAVSSACASANHALAQAALLIRHGLADVAISGGSEACLSLPLIRAWEAMRVVSDDTCRPFCAQRSGLVLGEGAGVFVLESAAHAAARGARPLAELAGFGLGADAHDIVAPSVDGAAAAMRLALHDAGLEPRQIDYINAHGTGTLANDRGETQAIRQVFGDHADALAVSSTKAVHGHALGAAGALELVAAIGALREQTVPPTANFLDPDPDCDLDYVPNQARARQVRAVLSNSFAFGGLNAVLALRAAG, from the coding sequence ATGGACCGCTCGGCGCAGGGACATCGCGTCGTCGTCACCGGGATGGGCGCGGTCAGCGCGCTCGGCCTGGGTGCCGATGCCCTGTGGCGCGGCATGCGCGAGGGGCGTAGCGGCATCGCCGCGCTGGCCTCGCCCGATCCGCAGGCCACGCTGAAGATGCGCCTGGCCGCCGCGCTGCCCGGCTTCGCGCCGCAGGCGGCACAGCTGGGCGGCATCGCGCCCGGCCAGCTCGACCGCATGACCCAGATGGCGCTGGTCGCGGCCTACGAGGCGGTGGCCCAATCCGGACTGGACCTGCACGGCGCAGGCGGCGCTCGCGGCGCGGTGGTGCTCGGCACCGGCGTCGGCGCCGAACTCAGCCGCGACGAACAGTCGCGGCGGCTGTACCGCGAGCAGGCCGAGCGCCTGCACCCGCTGACCATCGTGCGCAGCATGAACAACGCCCCGGTCAGCCAGATCAGCATCGCCTTCGGCCTGCGCGGCCCGGCCTTCGCCGTGTCCAGCGCCTGCGCCTCGGCCAACCACGCGCTGGCGCAGGCGGCGCTGCTGATCCGCCACGGCCTGGCCGACGTCGCCATCAGCGGCGGCAGCGAGGCCTGCCTGAGCCTGCCGCTGATCCGCGCCTGGGAAGCGATGCGGGTGGTCAGCGACGACACCTGCCGGCCGTTCTGCGCGCAACGCAGCGGCCTGGTGCTGGGCGAAGGCGCCGGCGTGTTCGTGCTGGAAAGCGCCGCGCACGCCGCCGCGCGCGGCGCGCGGCCGCTGGCCGAACTGGCCGGTTTCGGCCTGGGCGCCGATGCGCACGACATCGTCGCGCCCAGCGTCGACGGCGCCGCCGCAGCGATGCGCCTGGCGCTGCACGACGCCGGCCTGGAGCCCCGGCAGATCGACTACATCAACGCCCACGGCACCGGCACCCTCGCCAACGACCGCGGCGAGACGCAGGCGATCCGCCAGGTGTTCGGCGACCACGCCGATGCGCTGGCGGTGAGCTCGACCAAGGCGGTGCACGGCCATGCGCTCGGCGCCGCCGGCGCGCTGGAACTGGTCGCGGCGATCGGCGCGCTGCGCGAACAGACGGTGCCGCCGACCGCGAACTTCCTGGATCCGGATCCGGACTGCGACCTGGACTACGTGCCCAACCAGGCCCGCGCGCGGCAAGTGCGCGCGGTGCTGAGCAATTCCTTCGCCTTCGGCGGCCTCAACGCGGTGCTGGCGTTGCGCGCGGCGGGCTGA
- a CDS encoding aspartate aminotransferase family protein, which yields MLADEAEYCSFGDTVHYSEPPRIFAHCDGSYLYDTEDVPYLDLQMWYSAVNFGYANPRLNGALKRQIDTLPQVASQYLHPTKIELAKTIAVDAERKWGRKGRVHFNVGGAQSVEDSLKLVRNASGGKSLMFAFEGGYHGRTLGASAITSSYRYRRRFGHFDRAQFIEFPYHFRGPKGISKEEYGEQCVAKFERLFETEYNGVWDPKAGQCEYAAFYVEPIQGTGGYVIPPPNFFTGLKKVLDKYGILLVVDEIQMGFFRTGKLWAIEHFGVTPDVLVFGKALTNGLNPLAGIWAREELINPTVFPPGSTHSTFASNPLGTAVGLETMRMLAETDYESMVMAKGAHFLDGLRDLQTRHPEIGDVDGLGLALRAEICQADGFTPNRKLLDTMVDMGLEGELRHNGKRIGLVLDVGGYYKNVITLAPSLHISHEEIDLGLSLLDQLLTRAKRVA from the coding sequence ATGCTGGCCGACGAGGCCGAGTACTGCTCGTTCGGCGACACCGTGCACTACAGCGAGCCGCCGCGGATCTTCGCGCACTGCGACGGCAGCTACCTGTACGACACCGAGGACGTGCCGTACCTGGACCTGCAGATGTGGTACTCGGCGGTCAACTTCGGCTACGCCAATCCGCGCCTGAACGGCGCGCTGAAGCGGCAGATCGACACGCTGCCGCAGGTGGCCAGCCAGTACCTGCACCCGACCAAGATCGAACTGGCCAAGACCATCGCGGTGGATGCCGAACGCAAGTGGGGCCGCAAGGGCCGGGTGCACTTCAACGTCGGCGGCGCGCAGTCGGTGGAGGATTCGCTGAAGCTGGTGCGCAACGCCAGCGGCGGCAAGAGCCTGATGTTTGCCTTCGAAGGCGGCTACCACGGCCGCACCCTGGGCGCCTCGGCGATCACCTCCTCGTATCGCTACCGGCGCCGCTTCGGCCATTTCGACCGTGCCCAGTTCATCGAATTCCCGTACCACTTCCGCGGCCCCAAGGGCATTTCCAAGGAAGAGTACGGCGAGCAGTGCGTGGCCAAGTTCGAGCGCCTGTTCGAGACCGAATACAACGGCGTGTGGGATCCCAAGGCCGGGCAGTGCGAGTACGCCGCGTTCTACGTCGAGCCGATCCAGGGCACCGGCGGCTACGTGATCCCGCCGCCGAACTTCTTCACCGGCCTGAAGAAGGTGCTCGACAAGTACGGCATCCTGCTGGTGGTGGACGAGATCCAGATGGGCTTCTTCCGCACCGGCAAGCTGTGGGCGATCGAGCATTTCGGGGTGACCCCGGACGTGCTGGTGTTCGGCAAGGCGCTGACCAACGGGCTCAACCCGCTGGCCGGGATCTGGGCGCGCGAGGAGCTGATCAACCCGACCGTGTTCCCGCCGGGTTCGACCCATTCCACCTTCGCCTCCAATCCGCTCGGCACCGCGGTGGGCCTGGAGACGATGCGCATGCTGGCCGAGACCGACTACGAGAGCATGGTCATGGCCAAGGGCGCGCACTTCCTCGACGGCCTGCGCGACCTGCAGACGCGCCATCCGGAAATCGGCGACGTCGACGGCCTGGGCCTGGCGCTGCGCGCGGAGATCTGCCAGGCGGACGGCTTCACTCCGAACCGCAAGCTGCTCGACACGATGGTGGACATGGGCCTGGAGGGCGAGCTGCGCCACAACGGCAAGCGCATCGGCCTGGTGCTGGACGTGGGCGGCTACTACAAGAACGTGATCACGCTGGCGCCGTCGCTGCACATCAGCCACGAGGAGATCGATCTGGGCCTGTCGCTGCTGGACCAGTTGCTGACCCGCGCCAAGCGGGTGGCATGA
- a CDS encoding MtnX-like HAD-IB family phosphatase, which translates to MRAQWKILCDFDGTVSLQDVTDTLLERLGRPGWRALEDDWVAGRIGARECMSGQVALLDGDVDALHRVLDEVRIDPAFVRFVDLARDLGMPLSIVSDGLDYPIARILARHGLHQLPIVANRLLRTDAGQWRMASPHAQPDCASGTCKCAVMAQQEPARSTLLIGDGRSDFCVAGKADLVFAKDGLLRHCRASGITHRAIGGFDDAIALLHELAAPAPAVARLPLPVPQRA; encoded by the coding sequence TTGCGCGCCCAGTGGAAGATTCTTTGCGATTTCGACGGTACCGTGTCGCTGCAGGACGTGACCGATACCTTGCTCGAGCGTCTCGGCCGCCCCGGCTGGCGCGCGTTGGAAGACGATTGGGTGGCCGGGCGGATCGGTGCGCGCGAGTGCATGAGCGGCCAGGTGGCGCTGCTCGACGGCGATGTGGACGCGCTGCACCGGGTGCTCGACGAGGTCCGCATCGATCCGGCGTTCGTGCGTTTCGTCGATCTGGCGCGCGATCTGGGCATGCCGCTGAGCATCGTCAGCGACGGCCTGGACTACCCGATCGCGCGGATCCTGGCGCGGCACGGCCTGCACCAGCTGCCGATCGTCGCCAACCGCCTGCTGCGCACCGACGCCGGGCAATGGCGCATGGCCTCGCCGCACGCGCAGCCGGACTGCGCCAGCGGCACCTGCAAGTGCGCGGTCATGGCGCAGCAGGAACCGGCGCGCTCCACCTTGCTGATCGGCGACGGCCGCTCCGACTTCTGCGTGGCCGGCAAGGCGGATCTGGTCTTCGCCAAGGACGGCCTGTTGCGCCATTGCCGCGCCAGCGGCATCACCCACCGCGCGATCGGCGGGTTCGACGACGCCATCGCCCTGCTGCACGAACTCGCCGCGCCGGCGCCGGCCGTCGCGCGCCTCCCACTTCCCGTTCCCCAACGAGCCTGA
- a CDS encoding LysR family transcriptional regulator, protein MTSYSASRLQGITVFVQAVEAGSFTAAAKRIGLSKSAVGKGVATLEERLGVRLLDRTTRRLALTAAGADFHQSCLRVLAELDEAESRAASRRREVSGTLRISLPVTFGRRWVMPVLRDLVRQHPKLALDVAFSDRAVDLLEENVDLVVRLGEPGNSGSLSARYLGLQRTVTCGSPAYFAENGHPTSVGDLARHDCITFGRGGDMVPWQLLDGEGRAVNVKIKGRHTISDGDALRAAVLDGMGIGQLPTWLVADELRSGALQTVFASRGVEGSPIHALWPATRNLAPKIRAVVDELVRAFMPVPPWDKNLA, encoded by the coding sequence ATGACGAGTTACAGCGCATCCCGCCTGCAAGGCATCACCGTCTTTGTCCAGGCAGTGGAGGCCGGCAGTTTCACCGCGGCCGCGAAGAGAATCGGTCTTTCCAAATCGGCAGTGGGCAAGGGCGTGGCGACACTGGAGGAGCGATTGGGCGTGCGCCTGCTCGACCGAACCACACGTCGGCTTGCGCTGACTGCGGCGGGTGCCGACTTCCATCAAAGCTGCCTGCGCGTGCTCGCCGAACTGGACGAGGCCGAGTCGCGGGCCGCCTCGCGCCGCAGAGAGGTGTCGGGAACCCTGCGCATCAGCCTGCCGGTGACGTTCGGGAGACGCTGGGTCATGCCCGTGCTGCGCGACCTCGTTCGGCAGCACCCGAAGCTCGCGCTGGACGTTGCGTTTTCGGACCGCGCAGTCGATCTGCTGGAAGAGAACGTCGATCTGGTGGTGCGCTTGGGAGAGCCAGGCAACAGCGGCTCTCTTTCGGCGCGCTACCTTGGGCTTCAAAGAACAGTCACCTGCGGCTCGCCTGCCTACTTCGCAGAAAACGGACATCCGACATCCGTCGGCGATCTTGCACGTCACGACTGCATCACTTTCGGACGAGGTGGCGACATGGTGCCGTGGCAACTGCTGGATGGCGAGGGACGTGCGGTGAACGTCAAGATCAAGGGGCGTCACACCATTAGCGATGGAGACGCGTTGCGCGCGGCTGTGCTCGATGGCATGGGCATCGGTCAGCTTCCTACCTGGCTGGTGGCCGATGAACTGAGGAGCGGCGCCCTCCAGACGGTTTTCGCTTCGCGAGGGGTCGAAGGTTCTCCGATCCACGCGCTGTGGCCGGCAACGCGGAACTTGGCGCCCAAGATCAGGGCGGTCGTCGATGAACTCGTGCGGGCGTTCATGCCCGTCCCGCCCTGGGACAAGAATTTGGCCTGA